In the Flavobacteriales bacterium genome, ATTAGTGAAGCAGGTGGAGATATGAACGGTACCACCAATTCGGATAGAACAAATTATTTCGAAACACTACCAAATAATTATTTGGAAACAGCCCTATGGCTCGAATCGGATAGAATGGGATTCTTTATAGATGCGGTTACTCAAAAAGGTTTTGATGTTCAGCAAGCAACGGTGAAAAATGAGAGAGGACAGAATGTAGATAATAGGCCTTATGGTCGTCTAAATGAAAAAGTATCTCAAGCGATGTATCCTTACGGACATCCTTATTCATGGCCAACAATTGGCTGGATGGATGATATCGATAGAATAGAACTAGAAGATTTAAAGAAGTTTTTCTTGAGATGGTATGGTCCTAATAATGCCACATTAACCGTCGGAGGTGATTTGGATACGGAAGAGGTAATGAAGTTAACGGAAAAGTATTTTGGAAGTATCCCGAGTGGGCCAGAAGTAAAGCCACTTCCTAAAACCCCAATTACTTTAGAAAAGGATATTTACCTTTCTTATGAAGATAATATCCGTTTTCCTTTAATAGAAATGTCGTTTCCTACCGTGCCTAACCGACACCCAGATGAGGCTCCATTGGATGTTCTTTCGGATATTTTGGGAGGAGGTAAATCATCCATCTTTTACAAAAACTTTGTGAAGTCGCAGATTGCGGTTCAGGCTTCTGTTGGAAATCCATGTTCGGAATTGAGCGGAAAATTTGAGTTAGCAGTATTCCCTTATCCAGGTGCAAAACTTGCTGATATAGAAAAGAAGATGCGAGAGTCTGTTAAAGAATTTGAGACTAGAGGTGTGAAGGATGATGATATCTTGAAGTTTAAAGCAAGCATAGAAGCGCATATGATTTATGGAATGCAAAGTGTAAAAGGGAAGGTTTCTAGGTTGGCCTCGTTCGAGACTTTCTATGGTAATCCAAATTTAATACAGGCTGAGATTGATAGATATCTGTCCGTAACAAAGGAAGATGTACAACGGGTTTATGAAAAGTATATAAAGAACAAGCCGGCAATAATAGCAAGTGTATATCCAAAAGATCAGCAGGATATAGTTGCAGGTAAAGACAATTCTGAACCAAGAGAAGCCAAAACAAAAGATGTGGACGATTCAGAATATCAAAACCTAGTTCAGAAGAAAGCTAAAGATGATTTCGATAGAAGTAATCAACCACCTAAAGGAGATAATCCAGTAATTAAAGTTCCATCGTTTTGGAAAGCAGAAATGGGTAACGGAATTGAATTGATAGGAAGTGAAAGTACCGAGGTACCGACCGTATCTATTTTAATTCGATTTAAAGCAGGTCATCGCTATGAGCCCATAGAAAAGTCGGGATTGGCGAATTTAACCGCTAGTCTTTGGAACGAATCAACAGAGCATTATACGGCAGAGAAATTCAGTGAAGAATTAGAAAAATTAGGTAGTAACGTCAGTATTTCAGGCGGAAATGAGTCTATAAACCTGAGTATTTCAAGCCTCACAAAGAATATCGATAGAACGATAGAACTGGCAGAAGAATTACTATTTCATTCGAAATTCGATATGGTAGATTTTGGAAGACTTAAGGAAGAGCAATTAGAAATGATTGCATTTGGAGCGAGTAAAGCAGGGGTAATGGCGAGTAATACTTATCGTAAATTATTACATAAGGAAGGTAATATTATGTCTATCCCAGCGAGCGGAACTGCAGCAACCGTCGGAACATTAACACATGAAGATGCCGTTGCGTACAGAGATGCTGCCTTGACTTCTTTACAGACTCAAGTAACCGTTGTTGGTGATATTAGTGAAAAAGAGGTAAAATCTAAATTGACATTTTTATTCAAACTGGAGAAAAAAGGTGAGCCAAAAACTTTTACGGAAGAACATAAAGAACACAAAGAGTTAAAAATATACTTTGTGAATAAGGAAGATGCTCCGCATTCAGAATTAAAGTTGGGTAAGATTACGATGCCCTATGATCCAACTGGAGAATATTTTAGAGGGTACGTAATGAACTACGTTTTAGGAGGGGCCTTTAATAGCAGAATTAATCTAAACCTTAGAGAGGATAAAGGATATACATATGG is a window encoding:
- a CDS encoding insulinase family protein produces the protein MKRQYILLQVIGLIFISNGLFAGYKLIEKVEKKGNEIVVPYSKYKLDNGLTVIVHEDHSDPLIHVDVTYHVGSAREQVTKSGFAHFFEHMMFQGSEHIADEEHIKIISEAGGDMNGTTNSDRTNYFETLPNNYLETALWLESDRMGFFIDAVTQKGFDVQQATVKNERGQNVDNRPYGRLNEKVSQAMYPYGHPYSWPTIGWMDDIDRIELEDLKKFFLRWYGPNNATLTVGGDLDTEEVMKLTEKYFGSIPSGPEVKPLPKTPITLEKDIYLSYEDNIRFPLIEMSFPTVPNRHPDEAPLDVLSDILGGGKSSIFYKNFVKSQIAVQASVGNPCSELSGKFELAVFPYPGAKLADIEKKMRESVKEFETRGVKDDDILKFKASIEAHMIYGMQSVKGKVSRLASFETFYGNPNLIQAEIDRYLSVTKEDVQRVYEKYIKNKPAIIASVYPKDQQDIVAGKDNSEPREAKTKDVDDSEYQNLVQKKAKDDFDRSNQPPKGDNPVIKVPSFWKAEMGNGIELIGSESTEVPTVSILIRFKAGHRYEPIEKSGLANLTASLWNESTEHYTAEKFSEELEKLGSNVSISGGNESINLSISSLTKNIDRTIELAEELLFHSKFDMVDFGRLKEEQLEMIAFGASKAGVMASNTYRKLLHKEGNIMSIPASGTAATVGTLTHEDAVAYRDAALTSLQTQVTVVGDISEKEVKSKLTFLFKLEKKGEPKTFTEEHKEHKELKIYFVNKEDAPHSELKLGKITMPYDPTGEYFRGYVMNYVLGGAFNSRINLNLREDKGYTYGARSRLSGSKYMGTFTVSTSVRANATDSSLVEIFKELELYKKDGISADELEFTKSSIGQSDALSYETPGQKASFIYQIMNYNLSPDYIDKQNVILAGLSQDDILKSAREIIQTNKMVLVVVGDKKTVFEGLKKLDYPI